The Porphyromonas sp. oral taxon 275 DNA window TCGTTGGGCTTGTCCTCCGAGCAGGCAGCTACACCGAGCAGCAGACCTAGAGCGAGGAGTCCTTGATATAGATACTTCATAGGGCAGTAGCTTAATTGGTTTTAGCGCCGTTGCGTGGGTTGGGCTCGAGCTGAGCCGAGATCACATCCTGCGGGATCTGGATCGCCAGACGTGGGTCGCGTGCCTCCATCTTGTCCGTCACGGCCTCGACGGCATTGCTGACGTTGACGCGGCGGCGGTAGATGGTGATGCCGTAGCGCTTGATGTCCTGCATGCGCAGCCCCTCGTGGATGGTGAGGATGCGGCGCAGCTGAAGGATGGCCTGCAGCAGAGGCTCCTGCGTGGTGGCCTCGAGGGCGGGCGTCACGTGCAGCTCCTTGCGGGGCGTGGGATGCTCGGGGGTGTAGTACTTCACGCCCTTGTAGAAGTCCTGGATGCCCTGTAGGGTGAGCTTGACGCCCTTCTTGGAGAAGACGCTGAGCTCGAGGTTGAGGTCAGCCAGTGCCTCCTCGTAGCGACCCAACAGCGCCTTGGCCTCGGCACGTACCATGAGGGTCTCGTCCGTGGTGAAGATCGTGTAGGTCGAGTAGGGGATCCCGATACCGGCTACACGGTCGACGTACTTGGCGGTGTAGGGCTGCTTGCGGATGGCGTACTTGGACACGCCGTTGTTGTTCACGACGGTGTAGTTCAGCACGTCGCCGCTTGCCCCCCAGGGGCCGTCGGTCTGCAGGGTCTCCGTGGTGGAGATGAGGGCACCGTGGGCGTACTTGCTCCCGCGGAGGATGGGGATGCTGAGGCCGCCCCACTCGGTAGCCACTGCCTGCAGGAGAATGTTGGCCTTGACGGAGGACTGTACGAAGGCATTGGGCTGCACGTTGCCCGAGAGCCCAGTCTTACTCCACGCAGCCCAGTCACGTAGGTTGGTCGCGGGGTTGGAGCCGAGGGTGGCATCGGCGTGCTCGATGGCCTTGGCGTACTGACGCGCATAGAGGTAGAAGCGTGCCGCGAAGGCATGCGCCGCCTGTGCCGTGAAGTGGTACTTAGGCTGGCTGTACTGGGCATTGGCTAGTCCAGCGAGGCCCTCGGTGAGGTCCTGCTCGATGCGCTTGTAGAGCTGCTCCAGCGTGCCGCGCTTGTAGAGGACACGGCCTGGGTGTACCTCGGGCTCCTCGGGATAGGGGAGGCCGAGGTCCTTGGCAGCCGTCTTGGGGGAGTAGGCCTGGCAGAAGACATTAGCCAGCTGGAACATGGCGTAGGCGCGGCAGAGCTTAGCCTCTGCTACCTGCGCGCTGTACTCATCTTTGTTCTTGGCCTCGCTGATGTGCTTGAGCACCTCGTTGCAGACGGTGACGGCCGTGTAGTGGGCGTCCCAGAGCTGCTGGGGCGTCTCCTGCTCACGGATCTCGGTGATGTCCGCCCAGCGGTAGGCCTGCTCCTGGAAGGGGCTATTGGCACTCCAGTTTGTGTAGTCCTGCTCGTCCGTGTTGTCCGAGTACATCTCCAGCAGATAGGCGGGGTGCCCCTCGGGGTAGGCCGAGATGAGGAACTTGGCCGCGTCGCTAGGGCTATGCAGCTCCATGCGGTTGTCGGGGTACTTGTCGAGGTACTGGCCGCAGCTGGCCAGCCCGAGCCCTAGGGCGAGCGAAGCTATGATGATGCTACTTCTATTCATTGTAGGGTATGTCATTAGAGTCCGACCTTGAGCGTGAGGGTGAACTGGCGTGGCGTAGGCGAGGCCACCCCACCGGTGTTGAAGAACTCAGGATCCTGTCCGTTGAGCTTCTTGTCGGCGTAGAGCAGGAGCAGGTTCGTCGCCTGCAGCTTGACCGAGGCGCTACGCAGGGGCGTGGTCTTGAGCATGCGGCTGGGCAGATCGTAGCTGAGCGAGATCTCCTTCAGACGGATGAAGTCACCCTTAGCGATGCGCGCCGTGGAGTAGTTGTAGCCGTTGTAGGCGTAGCGCAGGTTGTTGTTGCTGGCGTACTGACGGCGGCTCAGGATGGCGGGGACGTCGGTCTTCTGCTCATTGCCCGCAGCCTGCCAGCGGTTGACGAAGTCATGCGTCATCGAGGCCATGTCGCCGTAGTAGGCACGGAACTTGGGGTCGAGGCGCACGACGTTGCCGAAGGCATAGGTGAGGAAGATGTTTAGGTTGAAGCCCTTGTAGGAGAAGACATTGCCCAGAGATCCCGTGTGCGTGGGGTCGGTCGGGCCTTCGTACTTGAGGAAGTCGGTCTTGTTGCGCTCCTGGAAGTTGATGTTGTCTGTGGTGACCTGACCCTTCTCATTGATCAGCTGAGGGATCCCCTTGTTGTTGAGCCCAGCGAAGGGGATGGAGAAAAGGGCACGTGCGGGGTAGCCCTTCTTGGCGAAGCCATTCCCGCTGACGAGCTCGATGACCTGACCCTGGTTGTAGAGCTTGGTGATCTCGGAGTGGGTGTAGGAGTAGATGAAGCTGGTCGTCCAGTTGAAGTCCTTCGTCTTGATGTTGCTCGAGGTGATGCTCAGCTCAAGACCGCTGGAGTTCATCTCCGCGACGTTGGCAGGACGGATGACCGTACCGCCGATACCCTGCGTGATCATAGGGCCCATCTCGTCGAAGTTGCGGCGTGTGTAGGCGTCGAAGGAGAGGCTGAGGCGATCCTGCCAGAGCCCAGCATCGAAGCCCACGTTCAGCTCGTTCTTCTTCTCGTAGGTCAGGTCAGCGTTCCCCAGCTGCTCGATGCCGATCCCTGGCTCCTGGTCTTCGGCGAAGAGGCGGAAGGGGGTGTAGGACTTGAGGATGGTTGTAGAGCTGCTGTAGCTGGGGTCGGGAGGCGTCCCCGTGAGGCTATAGGAGAGGCGCAGCGTCAGGTGCGACAGCGGGTCGAGGTGACGGAAGAAGGACTCCTCGTGCACGTTCCACGCTCCGGAGACGTTCCATGTGGACATCCAGCGCGCGTTGCTGCTACGTCCCAGCTGGTTGGATCCCTCGTAGCGGTAGGTACCGTTGAGGACGTAGCGACCGCGCCAGGAGTAGGTAGCGTTGCTGTAGAAGGCTACTGTGCGGTAGTTGGTGTTGGTGAGGCTGTAGTAGTTGTTGCCATCCTCTACCTGCTTCTTGAAGTACTGGTAGGGGTAGAAGGGCGTCTCCCCTGCGGAGTACTGGAGCCCCCAGCCAGTGAAGGCCGTGCGGTGACGCTGGATGTTGGTCGTCTCCATCCCGCCGAAGAGGTTCAGCGTGTGGGCGTCGAAGGTGCGGTTGTAGTTGGCCGTAGCGCGGAAGTCGTAGTTGCTCATGCGGTTCTCGCCCTTGTGCATGAAGCCACCGTTGGGCAGTACCGTGCTGGGCAGGTCGTAGGGGCGGTCTGGATCGCGGTAGAG harbors:
- a CDS encoding RagB/SusD family nutrient uptake outer membrane protein, producing MNRSSIIIASLALGLGLASCGQYLDKYPDNRMELHSPSDAAKFLISAYPEGHPAYLLEMYSDNTDEQDYTNWSANSPFQEQAYRWADITEIREQETPQQLWDAHYTAVTVCNEVLKHISEAKNKDEYSAQVAEAKLCRAYAMFQLANVFCQAYSPKTAAKDLGLPYPEEPEVHPGRVLYKRGTLEQLYKRIEQDLTEGLAGLANAQYSQPKYHFTAQAAHAFAARFYLYARQYAKAIEHADATLGSNPATNLRDWAAWSKTGLSGNVQPNAFVQSSVKANILLQAVATEWGGLSIPILRGSKYAHGALISTTETLQTDGPWGASGDVLNYTVVNNNGVSKYAIRKQPYTAKYVDRVAGIGIPYSTYTIFTTDETLMVRAEAKALLGRYEEALADLNLELSVFSKKGVKLTLQGIQDFYKGVKYYTPEHPTPRKELHVTPALEATTQEPLLQAILQLRRILTIHEGLRMQDIKRYGITIYRRRVNVSNAVEAVTDKMEARDPRLAIQIPQDVISAQLEPNPRNGAKTN
- a CDS encoding SusC/RagA family TonB-linked outer membrane protein, whose translation is MKKLTLFFLTLLLGLLPALAQQTVTGTVVTAPDNEAAVGASVVVKEHSKVGITVGLDGSFKLTVPAGSKTLRISYIGYLTQEVHIKDKMKIVLEPADKTLDKVVVTGLTKVDKRLFTGASAKLGGDQAKLDGVPDAARALEGRAAGVSVQNVSGTFGTAPKIRVRGATSIYGSSKPLWVVDGVIMEDVSNVGADDLASGNPETLISSAIAGLNADDIESFQVLKDGSATSIYGARAMAGVIVVTTKKGKQGQAHFNYTGEYTSRLIPSYRNFDILNSQQQMGIYRELREKGWLNFAEVLNGSDYGVYGKMYELINTYNPKTRSFMLDNTTEAENAYLQRAERRNTNWFQELFTPAIMQTHSVSMSGGTAKSNYYASASALIDPGWYKQSQVKRYTANVNVTQHLLKSLSLNIIGGASYRNQRAPGTLGQDVDVVGGEVKRDFDINPYSYATNTSRVLDPREYYTANYAPFNIFNELENNYIDLDVLDAKFQAELRFKPLRGLELTLLGAFKHTAASQQHNVRDKSNQAMAYRAMPNSVIREGNKYLYRDPDRPYDLPSTVLPNGGFMHKGENRMSNYDFRATANYNRTFDAHTLNLFGGMETTNIQRHRTAFTGWGLQYSAGETPFYPYQYFKKQVEDGNNYYSLTNTNYRTVAFYSNATYSWRGRYVLNGTYRYEGSNQLGRSSNARWMSTWNVSGAWNVHEESFFRHLDPLSHLTLRLSYSLTGTPPDPSYSSSTTILKSYTPFRLFAEDQEPGIGIEQLGNADLTYEKKNELNVGFDAGLWQDRLSLSFDAYTRRNFDEMGPMITQGIGGTVIRPANVAEMNSSGLELSITSSNIKTKDFNWTTSFIYSYTHSEITKLYNQGQVIELVSGNGFAKKGYPARALFSIPFAGLNNKGIPQLINEKGQVTTDNINFQERNKTDFLKYEGPTDPTHTGSLGNVFSYKGFNLNIFLTYAFGNVVRLDPKFRAYYGDMASMTHDFVNRWQAAGNEQKTDVPAILSRRQYASNNNLRYAYNGYNYSTARIAKGDFIRLKEISLSYDLPSRMLKTTPLRSASVKLQATNLLLLYADKKLNGQDPEFFNTGGVASPTPRQFTLTLKVGL